Proteins encoded in a region of the Altererythrobacter ishigakiensis genome:
- the rpmB gene encoding 50S ribosomal protein L28, with translation MSRICELTGKGRQVGNNVSHANNKTKRVFLPNLQNVTLLSEKLGRSFKFRVSTNGLRSVEHNGGLDNWLLKTKDEKLSARALKVKRELKKAAKEAA, from the coding sequence ATGTCGCGCATTTGCGAACTGACCGGCAAAGGTCGCCAGGTAGGCAACAATGTTAGCCACGCCAACAACAAGACCAAGCGTGTATTCCTGCCTAACCTGCAGAATGTTACGCTGCTGAGCGAAAAGCTGGGCCGCAGCTTCAAGTTCCGCGTATCAACCAACGGTCTGCGTTCGGTTGAGCACAATGGCGGCTTGGACAACTGGCTCTTGAAGACCAAAGACGAGAAGCTGTCTGCGCGCGCACTCAAGGTGAAGCGCGAGCTGAAAAAGGCAGCGAAAGAAGCTGCGTAA
- a CDS encoding M23 family metallopeptidase yields the protein MRSALAGIALLALTACENAPRDVAPNPMLPTLAIASATPNDNAEIISTRQTIEFAGELTQGGWIRGQVPLGTDLAMLGDTELSVDHDGSFFAAFDRDASGSSTLRVTLEDGRVIDRPIDVAPRAWSIEQVNVAKRNGGSSEAWWKKREPEWLAIKAAREKATGATGWQQDFIWPVKGRISGRFGSQRIYRGEPGSYHSGLDIAPGAGTPFVAPADGVVVLAADNFSLEGNLLIIDHGQGLNSAFLHASRLMVSEGDHVEQGQHIGDVGSSGRATGPHLHWSLKWRDARLDPLLFVDPDA from the coding sequence ATGAGATCAGCTCTGGCTGGAATTGCGCTGTTGGCACTGACAGCCTGCGAGAATGCTCCGCGAGATGTTGCGCCGAACCCGATGCTGCCGACTTTGGCTATCGCATCCGCCACTCCCAACGATAATGCAGAAATTATATCTACAAGGCAGACGATCGAGTTCGCCGGCGAGCTGACTCAGGGTGGCTGGATCAGAGGCCAAGTGCCGCTAGGAACAGATTTGGCTATGCTTGGAGACACTGAACTAAGTGTCGATCATGACGGCAGCTTTTTTGCTGCATTTGATCGCGACGCGAGCGGCTCGTCAACGCTTAGAGTGACTCTGGAAGACGGTCGGGTGATTGATCGCCCGATCGATGTCGCACCGCGCGCGTGGAGCATCGAGCAGGTCAATGTTGCCAAGCGCAACGGTGGAAGTAGCGAAGCGTGGTGGAAGAAACGCGAGCCCGAATGGCTGGCGATCAAAGCTGCACGCGAAAAGGCAACTGGCGCAACCGGCTGGCAGCAGGATTTCATCTGGCCTGTAAAGGGTCGCATTTCCGGCCGTTTCGGGTCGCAGCGGATATACCGTGGCGAACCGGGCAGCTACCATTCCGGTCTGGATATAGCGCCCGGTGCGGGAACACCCTTCGTAGCACCTGCCGATGGCGTAGTGGTGCTAGCGGCGGACAATTTTTCGTTGGAAGGCAATCTACTCATCATTGACCATGGGCAGGGGCTCAACAGTGCGTTTCTGCATGCCTCGCGCCTGATGGTGAGCGAAGGTGACCATGTAGAACAAGGCCAGCATATTGGCGATGTCGGCTCATCGGGTCGCGCAACCGGCCCGCACCTGCATTGGAGCCTCAAATGGCGCGATGCGCGCCTCGACCCGTTGCTGTTTGTAGATCCGGACGCCTAA
- a CDS encoding STAS/SEC14 domain-containing protein, with the protein MIEIEKLSEHAHRMVVIAEFRQDDAEQLVAFAKERNAAEGGGNLLIDVTAVTDFTLSAVAVELAHMPSLIKWIYGLDRIAVISDNDWVRTGARLESALLPGVVYEVYDDDEAEAAKAWVLEESTGPHAGAIEELELGKPGLVGFVLSGRLDREESERGVALVRKRMEDAACDRLLLVIRNWHGFDLDRLLSREVLSGKLEIARKLERYAIVGGPKWVRRYAEFTSAFVNAEIKSFELEDQDKAITWLES; encoded by the coding sequence ATGATCGAGATTGAGAAGCTATCCGAGCACGCACATCGCATGGTGGTCATCGCAGAGTTCAGACAAGATGACGCCGAGCAACTTGTCGCGTTCGCCAAAGAACGCAACGCAGCGGAAGGCGGAGGCAATTTGCTGATCGATGTAACGGCGGTCACGGATTTCACCTTGTCTGCCGTCGCCGTCGAACTCGCGCATATGCCCAGCCTTATCAAATGGATCTACGGCCTCGATCGCATAGCCGTCATATCCGACAATGACTGGGTGCGTACCGGAGCGCGGCTTGAGAGCGCGTTGCTGCCGGGTGTGGTCTATGAAGTCTACGATGACGACGAGGCCGAAGCGGCAAAGGCCTGGGTCCTCGAAGAGAGCACAGGTCCGCACGCCGGCGCAATCGAGGAACTGGAGCTAGGCAAGCCAGGTCTTGTGGGGTTCGTATTGTCAGGCCGCCTTGATCGTGAGGAATCCGAACGCGGCGTAGCCTTGGTGCGCAAACGTATGGAGGACGCAGCTTGCGACCGTTTGTTGCTGGTCATTCGCAACTGGCACGGTTTTGACCTCGACCGGTTGCTGAGCCGCGAGGTTCTGTCAGGCAAACTCGAAATAGCCCGCAAGCTGGAACGCTATGCGATAGTCGGCGGCCCCAAATGGGTACGCCGCTATGCGGAGTTTACCAGCGCGTTTGTGAACGCGGAAATAAAGTCGTTCGAACTAGAGGATCAGGACAAGGCAATCACCTGGCTCGAAAGCTGA
- a CDS encoding nucleoside deaminase, protein MSKWTIPEPMRLALDAARRAAAQGEVPIGAVVAKGDEVLSVAANCTRNPPDPSGHAEIIALREAAAKLGSERLVDCDLYVTLEPCAMCAGAIGHARIAKLYYAAPDPKGGAVEHGARVFEHPQALHKPEVYCGIGEAEAADILRDFFKARR, encoded by the coding sequence ATGAGCAAATGGACCATCCCCGAACCCATGCGATTGGCGCTTGATGCCGCGCGCCGGGCCGCGGCGCAAGGCGAAGTACCGATTGGCGCGGTTGTAGCGAAGGGGGATGAGGTGCTCAGCGTGGCTGCGAACTGCACGCGTAATCCGCCCGATCCCAGCGGCCATGCAGAGATCATCGCCTTGCGCGAAGCTGCGGCCAAGCTGGGCAGCGAGCGGCTGGTAGATTGCGATCTCTATGTCACTCTGGAACCCTGCGCGATGTGCGCCGGCGCAATCGGACACGCGCGTATCGCCAAGCTCTACTATGCCGCACCTGATCCTAAAGGAGGAGCGGTCGAACATGGCGCGCGGGTGTTTGAACACCCGCAGGCTCTGCACAAGCCCGAAGTCTACTGCGGAATAGGTGAAGCTGAAGCTGCTGACATATTACGCGATTTCTTCAAGGCGCGGAGGTGA
- the nadC gene encoding carboxylating nicotinate-nucleotide diphosphorylase produces MRFELEGFDLGAFVRETLAEDLGEGLTGGGRDVTSESVIPADARFSGVMDSRDAIVVAGLPIAEAFFRALEPGMEIEHLVADGDAVEPGTDLMRFSGNARAMLTAERSALNTVQHLSGIATMVRAYVNAMDNSDCTLLDTRKTIPGLRHLEKYAVRMGGASNHRMGLWDAAMIKDNHVLVAGNVGEAVRRAVAAGVKEIICEVDRIYQIEPALEAGATRLLLDNMDPPALREAVALVGGRVPTEASGGINLDTIKAKAATGVDYVSVGRLTQSAPAADIGLDFTPL; encoded by the coding sequence ATGCGGTTTGAACTTGAGGGATTCGATCTCGGCGCATTTGTGCGCGAGACTTTGGCCGAAGACCTTGGCGAAGGACTGACGGGCGGCGGGCGTGACGTCACGTCCGAAAGCGTGATTCCAGCCGATGCGCGCTTTTCCGGGGTGATGGATAGCCGCGACGCGATTGTCGTCGCAGGTCTGCCGATTGCCGAGGCGTTCTTCCGTGCACTCGAGCCCGGGATGGAGATCGAACATCTCGTCGCCGATGGCGACGCCGTCGAACCCGGAACCGATCTGATGCGATTTTCAGGCAATGCCCGCGCCATGCTGACCGCTGAACGCAGCGCTTTGAATACCGTCCAGCATTTATCTGGTATCGCCACGATGGTGCGCGCCTATGTTAACGCGATGGACAATTCCGATTGCACTCTGCTCGATACACGCAAGACCATCCCGGGCCTCAGGCACCTTGAGAAATACGCGGTGCGCATGGGGGGCGCCAGCAATCACCGTATGGGCCTGTGGGATGCTGCGATGATCAAGGACAACCATGTGTTGGTGGCCGGAAATGTTGGCGAAGCGGTGCGCCGCGCAGTCGCAGCTGGCGTCAAAGAGATCATCTGCGAGGTCGACCGGATCTATCAGATCGAGCCTGCCCTGGAAGCTGGCGCCACCCGTCTGCTGCTCGACAACATGGATCCGCCAGCATTGCGCGAAGCAGTGGCACTGGTGGGTGGGCGCGTTCCAACCGAGGCCAGCGGCGGGATCAACCTCGACACGATCAAGGCCAAGGCCGCAACCGGAGTGGACTACGTGTCCGTGGGTCGCCTGACACAAAGCGCCCCGGCGGCTGATATTGGGCTGGATTTCACGCCATTGTGA
- a CDS encoding DUF2093 domain-containing protein: protein MNSRNGEAKLHYGPSTFKVLGAGKFVRCAVSGEAIQLEELRYWSAEYQEAYATCEIATKRLTGEL from the coding sequence ATGAATTCGAGAAATGGCGAAGCCAAGCTTCACTATGGCCCCAGCACATTCAAAGTGCTGGGTGCAGGCAAGTTCGTGCGCTGTGCGGTTAGTGGCGAAGCGATTCAGCTTGAGGAGCTGCGTTATTGGAGCGCTGAGTATCAGGAAGCCTATGCGACCTGTGAAATTGCAACCAAGCGGTTGACCGGCGAATTATGA